Proteins encoded in a region of the Mixophyes fleayi isolate aMixFle1 chromosome 5, aMixFle1.hap1, whole genome shotgun sequence genome:
- the LOC142157795 gene encoding glyoxylate/hydroxypyruvate reductase B-like, whose amino-acid sequence MCPIRFDEQYYSFDNIKTFMLFLILPVQEEMEELPYALLSHSGGLKGFPQKYESIVKQHFQIVYLEEFANDKKVYAPKIQAVLLWWHLPVVDRELLESLPNLKVIASSGAGVDHLDLKIISSYGIKVTNTPRVGDDATADTGMALMLASAKNVVEGNRISCSPDTKAFDFNWVGDDITEATLGIIGMGSIGYSIAQRAKAFRMKILYHNRNRRSLEEEMAVDAEYCSNMSDLLQQADFVMVVVKLTPDTHKFIGREQLHLMKSTATLINISRGQVIDQDSLVDALKQGIIKGAALDVTYPEPLPRNHPLLTMKNVILTPHIGNATDKTRRKVAEKIVRNAADILRGLPVPDIVTAP is encoded by the exons AAGAAATGGAGGAACTCCCTTATGCTCTGCTATCACACAGTGGAGGGCTGAAAGGATTTCCCCAAAAATATGAATCCATTGTAAAGCAACACTTTCAAATTGTGTATCTGGAGGAGTTTGCCAATGACAAGAAGGTATATGCTCCAAAGATACAGGCTGTCTTGCTGTGGTGGCACCTGCCTGTAGTGGATCGAGAACTCTTGGAATCTCTTCCAAACCTTAAAGTCATAGCGAGCTCTGGAGCAGGGGTGGATCACCTGGACCTAAAGATTATATCAAGTTATGGTATAAAGGTCACCAATACACCACGTGTGGGAGATGACGCAACAGCAGATACGGGAATGGCTCTAATGCTGGCATCTGCTAAAAATGTAGTAGAAG ggaACAGAATTTCGTGTTCACCGGATACCAAAGCCTTTGATTTCAACTGGGTGGGTGATGACATCACAGAGGCCACACTGGGCATCATTGGAATGGGAAGCATCGGCTACAGCATAGCTCAGCGAGCCAAAGCTTTCAGAATGAAAATTCTTTACCACAATAGAAATAGGAG aagTCTGGAAGAAGAAATGGCGGTAGATGCTGAATACTGCAGCAACATGTCCGATTTGCTTCAGCAAGCTGATTTTGTTATGGTCGTTGTCAAGCTGACACCAGACACCCACAAATTCATTGGACGAGAGCAGCTTCATCTGATGAAGTCCACAGCCACCCTTATCAACATCAGTAGAG GTCAAGTAATTGATCAGGATAGCTTGGTAGATGCCCTTAAACAAGGCATCATCAAGGGTGCTGCTCTAGATGTCACCTATCCAGAACCTTTGCCAAG AAATCATCCTTTGTTGACAATGAAGAATGTAATTTTGACTCCACATATAGGAAACGCCACAGATAAAACAAGGAGAAAAGTTGCAGAAAAAATTGTAAGAAATGCAGCTGACATCCTAAGAGGCCTGCCTGTACCAGATATAGTGACAGCACCATAG